A single Lolium perenne isolate Kyuss_39 chromosome 6, Kyuss_2.0, whole genome shotgun sequence DNA region contains:
- the LOC127305856 gene encoding uncharacterized protein, translated as MATTLKDVATRKPVLATIRLLVPAGAAKPAPPVGPALGFYRLNLMAFCKDFNARTQKYKAETPMQVTLTAYKDSTFEFVVKSPSVSWFLKKAAGIETASSRPGHSIVTSLSLRHVYEIAKLKQTDPFCKHMSLEALSKSIIGTAKSMGIEIVKDLD; from the coding sequence ATGGCAACAACACTTAAAGATGTGGCGACGCGGAAACCTGTTCTAGCGACAATCCGTCTCTTAGTTCCCGCTGGAGCTGCCAAACCTGCACCACCCGTTGGACCAGCTCTCGGCTTCTACAGGCTTAATCTGATGGCATTCTGCAAGGACTTCAACGCCAGGACACAGAAGTACAAGGCAGAAACTCCGATGCAGGTCACTTTGACTGCCTACAAGGACAGCACTTTCGAGTTTGTGGTCAAGTCACCCTCGGTTTCATGGTTTCTCAAGAAAGCAGCAGGCATTGAGACAGCGAGCAGCCGCCCGGGGCACAGCATTGTGACGTCTCTCTCGCTCCGTCATGTCTACGAGATCGCGAAGCTGAAGCAGACCGACCCGTTCTGCAAGCACATGTCGCTGGAGGCCTTGTCCAAATCCATCATCGGCACGGCCAAGTCCATGGGCATCGAAATTGTTAAGGATCTGGACTAG